TCCCGTGGGCAGGAAATGAGTCCTCAAGCCATGCAGCTATTTGGCAAGGCTATCAACCAGGACAGAGATAATCCAAGAGCTGTGACGCTCATGGCGCAGATGGAATTGGGAATGGCGCAATTTTTCGGCTCTGGACCTGAGAAAGCCTGCGGGATGGCCAGAATGGCTTTGGAAATATTTGAAAAAGAGGAAGCAAAACTAACTGAATCTTACATTCTCCCTACCTGGGGAAAATCTCTGGCAGAAGAGGTCAGTTCTAAATGTAATTAATCCGAAAAACCTATAAAGAAATCCTTTCTCTACTTTATTAAGCGATAGGATTTCTTTGTTTTTAACTAAATTCCCATCATGACAGTAAAACCTGAAAACAGTACCTATCGGCCAGATAGAGGAATTTGGCACAGAACCTCAAGCTTTATACTGATCAACTTAGGAATCGTGATGGTTTTGATGCTGTTCTTTTGTCCCAGGTGTTTTTTGTCCTGGAATGGCCTCAAAGCGCTGTTTCCGGATTTTCTTTTTTCCCTGGCCATCACGGTGGCTATGAGCTATGGAGGCAACAAAGTCGAAACCTATTATGACGATAAGATATCCTGGATCCATCATCCAGTAAAGCGCCTATTCTTTACGAGCTTCACCTATCTGACTTATGCATTTCTGGTATCATTTGTTCTGGTGACCTCCTATGTTCTGATAAAGGGAGATGTTACAATTGACAATTTACCATGGAGAGACCTGTTCGACTATGCGCTCATGCCCATGGGCATAGCCTTGGTGTTTATGGCTTTGTTCACCACGCGCTCATGGTTATTAGAATGGAGAAAGTCAGCACTGGAGGCGGAAATTCTTCGCAATGAAAAACTGGCCAGCCAATACCAATCTCTAAAAGATCAGCTGAACCCACACTTCCTGTTTAATTCGCTGAATGTTCTTTCAAATTTAGTCTATGAAAGCCCGGACAAATCCGCCGCTTTCATTCAAAAGCTATCGAGGATTTATCGCTACGTTTTGGAAGCCCAAAAGGAAGAATTGATTGGAGTGGAAAAGGAAGTCAATTTTGCCAAAAACTACCTGGAGCTTCAGAAGATAAGGTTTGAAGACAGTCT
This genomic window from Algoriphagus sp. TR-M9 contains:
- a CDS encoding sensor histidine kinase; the encoded protein is MTVKPENSTYRPDRGIWHRTSSFILINLGIVMVLMLFFCPRCFLSWNGLKALFPDFLFSLAITVAMSYGGNKVETYYDDKISWIHHPVKRLFFTSFTYLTYAFLVSFVLVTSYVLIKGDVTIDNLPWRDLFDYALMPMGIALVFMALFTTRSWLLEWRKSALEAEILRNEKLASQYQSLKDQLNPHFLFNSLNVLSNLVYESPDKSAAFIQKLSRIYRYVLEAQKEELIGVEKEVNFAKNYLELQKIRFEDSLQFSIGIEDQEGWIPPLSLQLLLENAIKHNIISNENPLFIHIYRNQDELWISNTFQPKSSQSEPSTGIGLQNIKMRYQLISTRKMEVIQTEDEFLVKLPILELST